The Prunus dulcis chromosome 5, ALMONDv2, whole genome shotgun sequence genomic sequence ttaataaaagCCGTATACAAATATTTCATCAGATATAAACACCAAAGTTCTTCCGCTTggttaaataaaaatttaattataaaaaaattagcgGCTCCTCCATGTTTCTCACTTAAATTCGCATTCCAATCCAGTGGGATATATAAATTAGTTGGTTGAGGGCTTTCACCTTCATTTATGTGGGCAGAAGGTTTGAAATCTCGAGGCACCAAATcaatatttgtgtaaattCCGGTTCAAAATTCCAAGTACCCAAttaatatttgtgtaaactcCTCTTCTTCAGTCGCTtgtggtaaaaataaaataaaaatcgcATTCCAAAACCGTGTTATTCATGTCCTCCATGTTTCTCGCCTATTTTGGTTGCTTCTCTCTGAATGAAAAGTTGCCTttgacaaaaatgaaaatcatgtTATTCATGTGGCCACCCATACTGCCCATTTATGCTACCAGCAAAGAAATTTGAACGCAATCATGTTGATGaatatttaagaaaatatgCTACTAACCTGTAAAGCTTCTTCTTTGTATTCAACTGCTCTCACGGGGCGtgacaattagaaaaacaaataaataaataaataaatatttatattattgaCATTGGCAAGAATGTAGAAGCTCATACTTACAAAGAAATGAGAGAAGTATTTTCCTTTGTGTAATAAGTTAATAAGTTATTGTCTAAATTTGACCAAAAATTCAATGTGTAAAAATAGTTATATGTATTTGTACTCAAACTACTAAGTCGAGATATGTTACGGTGAATTGAGTGAACGGTTCCTTCCACTTAATACGTGTAGAACTCACAACGTTTTAACGGTCAGATTTTGCGCGTGTACGATTTCGCCTAGACGTGTGTACGATTCACGCAAGTAAAATTCAACTGCTTGTGGTTTTCAAAGCTTCATGGGCAAATGGTAGGTGTGCTTTCGTTACAAAAGGAATTTTAGTAGCAGTCCTCTGGTTATTGAGACTGAAATCAAGtgttagaagaagaaaaaagagcaaaagaaggaaagtggGAGGTCGGTCGGACGTTCTAACTCCGATTTGACAACAAAACTGACTCAAATACTGTGACGCATCATGAATGGTCCAATCAATCTTCCAATCTAACCCTACATAGTGATTCTGTCGATTGCATTATTGCATATGGATGTGGTGGAGGCTGCAAGATAGCATTTGGGGGGTTAAGCTGCAGGCATGTGGAAACATGCAGAATCAACTGGATTAATCATCAATCTCACAAAATTAAGAgttagaaaacaaaagagtCCTGATCTGGTTTGGGTGGTTGTCTTgttcattttggttttttccacAATAATGCTAATTATTAGTGGAAGACAAAACATTAGAATGGGCTTCTTCCCTCTTGACAATGGCCAAGGAAAACGAGGATTTAGGCAAGCTGAGTCATCATTTGCTGTCCAATAATTTATTGGATAGGTTCGAATTATTAAGGCCACGCCAGGTAGCTGTCACCTTCTAAATCTGAATCTACAAgacttatatatatgtatatatatgcgtGTTAACCTGAAACTGCTCAACCAGGTCTTTGGAGCTACCATTATAACCAACCAATGGTAGCCTTAATTAGACCTTCTAGAACCATTGTCCTTTCTGTGTCTCAATAGTTAACTTTAATTAACCCACCCCCACCCAAAAACCACCCAACTCATTGATACTCTCCCAAAACTTACTAATAACCCAGTTTCTGAATTTGATCGAAGAATTATGTGTATATCAACGGCTCACAGTAACTCACACAGATACGTGACTTGAAAGTAGAGTTATACTATCAtcacataccccaaaaagaaaaaaagaattttagtTCATTGATTCTAGATTAAACATCCGATTTATGTGATATGTACTTGACAGGGAATGGGGAAGTAAGTCCTGAAATTTTTCCCGGAAAATCACATTGATGAGAGAAATAAAAACTAGGGTAAACTCTAATTGGTTGAAAGCACTGTGCCACAACAGATTTACCACGTGGGTTACTGCTACTTCACGTTTATCATCCCTAATTAAACATCCCAGAAACGCCATTTGCATTGTGAAACAAAGTAACAAAAATgaatcattattattattaaataaataagaaaagtagCAATTAGAACAAACACCACGAGACTCGCTTCAAACTCTGTTGTCCACTTCTTCAGCAGAAAAACAACTCTTTTGTCCACTTGTCCTCTCATGCTCTCCCTTCATGCACATACGcatataaataattaacacAAAACACACATTATTCACTTGTCTGAAAACTCATTACCCAAATTTCaatctctctgttttttttttcttttctgccaAACGACCCAATTCGAAATGAACAAAACCCATTCCAGTTTGTAGCCAATAATACATCAAGAGCTCAAGCTTAACCCATTCAATCTTATATGGCAGACCCAAGACCTTTTCTTCCATCAGATCTCAATACCCTGCCCTGCACCTACACCCCTCTGCCAAATGGAGCCAACCCGGATGGAGGAGCCCCGGAGACCCGGAAGAGGCACTTGAAGGAGCTCCTAGCAATCTTTTCTGGGTTGCTTATGGTTTCTCTCTTGGTGGTCATTATAAGTGGCAAGGAACCAAATTCCCATAATGCAAGCAACAAACATGAACCCTTGTTTTTGGCTAAACAGCCTCATACAGCACGCCCCGAGAAATTGAGGCCAGTTACTAGGGGCGTGCCGGCCGGAGTGTCCGAGAAGATGAACCGGTTAGCCGGGGACGTGGACGCGCCGGTGTTTCCATGGAACAATAGCATGTTGTCATGGCAGAGAACTGCCTTCCATTTTCAGCCTGAAAAGAATTGGATGAATGGTACgtgcattttttttccttttttttttttttttcttttttttctgttgaatGGACAAAATGATTgcttggttttttgttttttattttatttgtggtTTTAACTTTTGGTCcataaatgaaatgaaatggaCCATCAAAACACGTGGGTTTGATTGATAAAGGAGAACCTTTCTggttgacccaaaaaaagaggagaacattacttgttattttatttattttctctatTCATTTGGTTGCAAAAAAGTGATTTTCCacttttgtttaaaattttattttatgaataaaGTGATTGTACTTTATTGAAGCACAATTGAAATGAACTTCACGCAAATATCTATACtaattaatatgaattttcCAGTCAATTTTAAGAATTagacaaaataattattatgtTACTTTTTTTGAGTGGTTATTATGTTactttttaataatttaataacaACTGATAACTTAcgatattttaattttattttttttaaatacaaataataatttaaactGTAAAGAGAAGAGGTTTTTCTGATTTAACTcaacaaacttcaaatttaataaaatgaaCTTGATAGAAGTTTTTCTTTGCAAGTAATTGTTGCGTGGGTCTATCTAAcactttcttcatcttcttatTTATTAGAATTAAATTGCAtgttaatattttattgattcatttttctttctttatggtTGGCTTTGACTGGTGACTCTTCTTCGGGCTGCTTCAGATCCCAACGGTAAGCAATCTCTAAGTTTCTGTTTATTGACCTGTCAAACTTGTATTCTTCCGACCTTTTGGATTATAATTGCATGATTTAGCCAAATAGTTtgaagtttccattttaaaaaaatatacaaaaaaagtTGCAACCCAACTTTGTAGGACGTATTTGACATTTCAAGAGGCCATGTCAACGAAAGATGCGTGACACTTTTGCAATCAAACTTTGCCAACTCCATGATGCTGCCATGTAAATTGTCCATGAACTTCAcatgaaaaacaagaaaatcaaattaatcaATCCTTGACTTTTTCAATACCaacaactaaaataaaataaaattataaacagTAATTGAAGTAACACTAATTTGTAACAtctaattttgtaatttttttgttgttgtttataCAGGTCCATTATTTTACAAGGGTTGGTACCATTTCTTCTACCAGTACAATCCCAACAAAGCAGTATGGGGAGACATAGTTTGGGGCCATGCTGTGTCCAAGGACTTGATCCATTGGCTTCACCTTCCTCTGGCCATGGTGGCTGATCAGTGGTATGACATCAATGGCGTTTGGACTGGCTCAGCCACCATTCTCCCTGATGGTAAAATTGTCATGCTCTACACTGGTTCAACCAATGAGTCTGTCCAGGTCCAAAACCTTGCATATCCTGCTGACCACTCTGACCCTCTCCTCCTCAACTGGGTCAAGTACTCCGGCAACCCGGTCCTAGTCCCGCCCCCGGGCATCGGGTACAAGGACTTCCGGGACCCTACCACGGCGTGGTTCACGTCAGAGGGCAAATGGCGGATCACCATTGGGTCCAAGCTTAACAAAACTGGGATATCTTTGGTTTATGACACCAAGGACTTCAAAACCTATGAGCTTCTGAATGGGGTGCTTCATGCTGTCCCTGGGACTGGAATGTGGGAGTGTGTGGATTTTTATCCGGTGTCGAAAACCAGTGACAAGGGATTGGATACTTCTGTGAACGGGCCTGATGTGAAGCATGTGGTAAAGGCTAGCCTTGATGATGACAGGAATGATTACTATGCATTCGGGACTTATGATGAGAAGACTGGCAAATGGGTTCCCGATAACCAAAAGATTGATGTTGGCATTGGAATTAGGTATGATTATGGCAAATTCTATGCCTCCAAGACTTTCTATGACCAAAACAAGGGGAGGAGAGTGTTGTGGGGTTGGATTGGAGAGTCTGATAGTGAAAGTGCTGATGTCCAAAAGGGATGGGCCTCTCTTCAGGTAGATTTGGTCAATTATACGAATTTACAGTATCTGATACATTGTTGATATTGCGAACACCATATCAAATAATTGTTGTGATAGATGGTACTGGGTACCAAACACTCTTTTCTCTTTGCACATTTATCTCTAGTTGGAGTTACAATGTTTGTGGAATAACTTTATGCAGGGAATTCCTAGAACAGTTTTGTTTGACCAGAAGACTGGAAGCAACCTACTTCAATGGCCGGTGGAGGAGATTGAGAAGTTGAGATTGAGCAGCAAGGATTTCAACAAGGTAGAGGTCAAGGCAGGGTCGGTGGAGCCACTTCAAGTTGGCACAGCCACACAGGTTTGTGCATTCTCTGttcttatttatattttatgctAATATTGGCACATTTTGGAGGGCATTTCTCAGAAGAACAATGCATGTCAATGTAACAGTTGGACATTGTTGCCGAGTTTGAGTTGGACAAGAAGGTTTTAGAGAGCGTAGCTGAATCCAATGAGGCCTTCAGTTGCAATACCAGCGGTGGGGCTGCCAAACGCGGCGCTTTGGGACCCTTCGGTCTTCTTGTTCTTGCAGATGAGAGCCTCTCAGAGCAGACTCCTGTCTACTTCTATGTTGCCAAAGGACCTGGTGGCATCGTCGACA encodes the following:
- the LOC117627402 gene encoding acid beta-fructofuranosidase 2, vacuolar-like, whose product is MADPRPFLPSDLNTLPCTYTPLPNGANPDGGAPETRKRHLKELLAIFSGLLMVSLLVVIISGKEPNSHNASNKHEPLFLAKQPHTARPEKLRPVTRGVPAGVSEKMNRLAGDVDAPVFPWNNSMLSWQRTAFHFQPEKNWMNDPNGPLFYKGWYHFFYQYNPNKAVWGDIVWGHAVSKDLIHWLHLPLAMVADQWYDINGVWTGSATILPDGKIVMLYTGSTNESVQVQNLAYPADHSDPLLLNWVKYSGNPVLVPPPGIGYKDFRDPTTAWFTSEGKWRITIGSKLNKTGISLVYDTKDFKTYELLNGVLHAVPGTGMWECVDFYPVSKTSDKGLDTSVNGPDVKHVVKASLDDDRNDYYAFGTYDEKTGKWVPDNQKIDVGIGIRYDYGKFYASKTFYDQNKGRRVLWGWIGESDSESADVQKGWASLQGIPRTVLFDQKTGSNLLQWPVEEIEKLRLSSKDFNKVEVKAGSVEPLQVGTATQLDIVAEFELDKKVLESVAESNEAFSCNTSGGAAKRGALGPFGLLVLADESLSEQTPVYFYVAKGPGGIVDTFFCADQTRSSVANDVRKEITGSYIPVLKDEKLSVRILVDHSIVESFAQGGRTTITNRIYPTKAIYGAARLFVFNNATEISVTASIKVWQLNSAFIRPYHQDESSLASFNHVTFIKLIAPFFIFLTLFFVR